In a single window of the Salvelinus alpinus chromosome 15, SLU_Salpinus.1, whole genome shotgun sequence genome:
- the LOC139539921 gene encoding lysM and putative peptidoglycan-binding domain-containing protein 4-like encodes MRRGDLVPRAFQAPVDVHASVDGQVYMFRNGQPNDSAGSSEDEEFNVMALRPRGWQEPDQDGLGSLMLLERDVLVGDNLNKLALQYGCKVADIKRVNNLIQEQDMFALKSIKIPVKKHSLLTEANKEHRTSNSSTPPAQPQDRPTASSPGRPHLQEYTDFLKEVDHDIERLIQTTDAQNEVFLEAAEQPQNLGYRGQRLTSYGADWGIQWWNAVVAMLLIGIILPVFYVVYIKTQDTGVPAAVATSNSSGTGLITESPRSTFSSQESVPQSERTKNIIQGKNVYGLHA; translated from the exons ATGCGGAGAGGAGACCTTGTTCCCCGGGCCTTCCAGGCCCCAGTGGATGTCCATGCTAGTGTAGATGGCCAGGTGTACATGTTCAGGAACGGCCAGCCAAATGACTCTGCAGGCTCTTCAGAGGACGAAGAGTTCAATGTGATGGCGCTTAGGCCCCGGGGGTGGCAGGAGCCGGACCAGGACGGACTGGGCAGCCTCATGCTGCTAGAGAGGGACGTATTGGTTGGGGACAACCTCAACAAACTTGCTCTGCAATATGGCTGCAAG GTGGCTGACATAAAGAGGGTGAACAACCTGATTCAGGAACAGGATATGTTTGCATTGAAATCAATCAAAATCCCTGTGAAGAAACACAGCTTATTGACTGAGGCTAACAAAGAACACAGAACCTCAAATTCATCCACACCACCTGCTCAGCCACAGGACAGACCTACAGCCAGCTCCCCTGGTAGGCCACATCTACAGGAGTACACTGACTTCCTCAAGGAAGTGGATCATGACATTGAGAGACTGATTCAAACCACAGATGCACAGAATGAGGTATTTTTAGAGGCCGCGGAGCAGCCACAGAATTTGGGCTACAGAGGCCAGCGCTTGACCAGCTATGGAGCAGACTGGGGCATCCAGTGGTGGAACGCTGTGGTGGCCATGCTCCTGATAGGCATTATCCTGCCTGTCTTTTATGTTGTTTATATCAAAACACAAGATACTGGAGTGCctgctgctgtagctacctcaaacAGCTCAGGGACAGGCCTCATCACAGAAAGCCCTAGGAGCACTTTTAGCAGCCAGGAAAGTGTCCCTCAGTCTGAACGAACCAAAAACATAATACAGGGAAAGAATGTCTATGGACTTCATGCTTAA